Part of the Lucilia cuprina isolate Lc7/37 chromosome 5, ASM2204524v1, whole genome shotgun sequence genome is shown below.
ctatttatctatctatctatctatctatctatctatctatctatctatctatctatctatattttaaatacatgtaTGTTTTAGGAATCCTCAGTAGTGTTCCTATaaagtttgaaatttgacaGATGGTCGACAAATTGTTAGTCAATTATTATCAGAAAGATATTTAAGTGTGGCAAATGAAGGGCCTGCAACACGGATAGGGAGCCACTAGttcttaataattaaatatttgctcATACAACTTATAATAATACGTGTTTACTCCCATATAAAGTTTATCCAGATAATAGTTGATAGTCCATTAGCAAACTTAACGAAATCTCTTCTACAACAACTAAATCTTCGATCAGTAGTGCTTCAAATCTTTATCGATCAATTATATTCATTCCAGTGCTATCAGTATATACAGACATTTAGCCACAAAAGAACTTAACCAATAGCTGAACtgtaataaaataactttagaaGATATGGAACTATTATACACACTCACCATCACCATGCtggtaaaaaatacaataaataaatataaatttttcttattttaaaaatacatttgttctttttttattaacaaaaactagtaaaatataataatcaataataaaacaacagcaGGACGTGCTCTtctgattattattattattattaggaCTGACTGAGACAAGAAAGAgaacactaacaaaaaaaaaaacaataagatatcatttaatttttttacaatgatttcatttgaaaatatttctcatCTATAAAACGACAAAATTGCACTAGAGGTTTAAATTGTTGTACCGTTTGAGCCAACGCCATATTGGGTAGATTAATGGTAAGCACTGAAAATAAATGTCCAAAAACAATAGCATCCAATTCACAGGGATTTTCGCCATAGAAAAAGGGACCTTCGGTTTCTTGTAGTTTCATTTGTAATGTATCACaacattttttaactttttcgatGACATCCTCTATGGTCATATCATCCCATTGgtaaacttttaaaagcttCTTAGCTTGACGTCTCTTCGAgaagttttgcattttatttaatgGCCAGGGAAAGACACAGCCATTACGGGGTGCTGTAATATCCTCATAAACACGATCAACCACAAAACTTACATACAATTCGGCCATGGTGAAGATGTGTTCAGTCAATGAGACATAAGTACgcatttcatctttttcatctTCATCTAACCACTGGCCAATAGCTTCAGTTTTGTGCTCTACAAAATTGACTATAGGTTCGAATTCGGCAAAGACAAAGGCACCTGCACGTAAAACAGGCAACTTTGTCATTCGGCCACCGGGAGACATGAACTCTGCGTTGGCACACGATCTTACTTCACAGGGTAGGTTACACATTTTCAGGTACGCCTTTACAGCCAGACAACTGGCATTTTCTGGCAATAGAATTTGTTCAGCCTCGTAGGGCTGATAGAGAGTAGCATCTTCTGGCCATGGTTCGCTCATTTTTTCCACCGTATTGTATTCGGCTAAAAGTTGTGATTTCTGCATTataattctttaattatttcttttaaaatgcaaaaatttctaatgcttacacaatttattatatttttcgttTGCTTTAAAATTCCCGTGTTTTGCTTTACAgtgggtttaaaaataaaaattattccatAAAAAAGTGACGTGAGTTCCAAAAGCTATAGTGTTGCCAGATATTTAATGTTAACCTTTAAACGGAAGGTGCGAAATAGGGTTAAAATGAATTACCACAAAATGAATGTTCTGTaagtagtaaaaacaaaaagtcgactttttaagatttataaaaagTGGATGATTCGACCTTTTGTTATTTGTGAAAAGTCTATTTTTCGACTtgcactagggttctatagttgaaacgaaaagtcgacttttcgactttttgcattttatgaaaagtcgactttttgcattttatgaaaagtcgactttttgactttcgacttttagcatttagttaaaagtcgatttttcgacttttatcatttaattaaaagtcgattttttgacttttcgacttttaatattttataaatagtcgacttttcgactattttcgactttttttggcttttttcgactattttcgactttttccgactttttgactttttccgattttttttcgacttatttcgacttttttcgacttcttttgacttttcgacttttttcgactattttcgactttttccgacttttcgagtttttccgacttttcgactttttccaactattttcgactttttcagatttttttcgacttctttcgactttttccaactctTTCCGatttatttcgacttttttcgacctctttcgacttttttcgacttctttcaactttttccgactttgttcgacttcttttgactttttttggaacaaaatagacgacttcgacttttcgacttttttcgacaaaaagtcgattgttcgattattcgaaagtcgatttatagaaaccTAACTtgcacatttataaaaaattgatttttcgtAGTTTTTTCTTCATCAGTGTCCCTGTGTTTAAAAaaccatgaaattaattaatcaCTTGACAGCTctaaattatcgataactttaaaCAACCAACAAGTgtcttctttataaataaacaacaaaacatttgaaaaaacaCGCTAAAGttgtaaatagaaaatttttaatttaataacaaatttttgaattaaatttatttaattaaaatgtcttATTCCCTGGGAAATGAATCACAGATCAAATTTGGCATTTATAAAGTCAAAGAAAATCCACAAGAATTATTTGATAGATTGTCTAAACCAAAGACTTTGGAACTGGAACCCAGACCTACATGTGagaaactaaactaaagattttttataaattctataaCACTGAATGCCTTTGCAGTTTTAAAAGTGGGAGCAGTGTCAAATGTTAAGGGTTCTGCCTATATGGAATATGGCAATACTAAGGTAATGGCCCAAGTGGAACCACCTAAAGAAATAAGCAAGAATAATAGATGGTAAGGCAAAAACTCCATAAGATTTCTTTCGAGACAAATTTGTAATTGCCTGATATATGTTTTAGTGGCACCCTGGGGGTAGTTATTTGCAGTGTCAAATATGCTCCATTTATCAATATGGACAGTGAGGTAATAGCACGCAAAGAAAGTTTTATGAGTGTGGCTTTAAAGAAGGCTTTGGAGCCGGTAATATGTCGTCATGAATTTGCCAATTTTCAAttggaaataaaagttttaatcaTAGATGATGATGGTTGTGCCTTAAGTACGGCCATTAATTGCTGTGGTGCTGCTCTAATTGAGGGAGGCATACCAACCTATGATCTAATAACCGCCTCAACAGTGTGCCTGCTAAAGCAGCAGGAATTTATTAATCCTACTggtaatataatgaaaaattacttaagttataaatatattgctttattgttttatattttagctGATGTGGAAGATTTACTGTTGGCTCTTTCCGCTTGCGAGGATAAAGATGACGCTACAGTTGAAGAGCAGGGCATAGTGGTTACTGCTAGTCTGTCGGCTGTGGGACAAGTTTCAGAATGCTTTCAAAAGGGCTATGTTCTGCCCGAAACTTTAGAACGTTTGTGTGATCATTCACTGGCCATTAATCAAAGAATGCTGGACACTATACGACATGTTTTGGTTAACAAAGTTAAGAAATATATTGCTGTCCAGCAAAGTGCTGATGAAGAAGTAGAAATGAACGATACTGCCAATAAATGAGAAACTAGTTTTAATATAGATtttccaaaaatcaatttttttatttttgttattttttataaagaaaagtttttttcctGAATATAGACCTAAATATAAGAATTTCGTTTTTTAGAAATAACACATGTGACCTTCAGCAATAACATTTACTCATCGGTAGAAGCTTCTAAAACAGCTCCAGAGTATGATAAATCCCAATATTGTTCGACCTGATGTTTCTGAAAGAATTCTCTGGCCATTTTTTCCatgggaaaaattttaaattttatttcaccgAAATGTCGCCGTTGACTAGTACCCTCCCAGACCAACACACAGGAATTAGGAACTTCTTGGCCATCTGGACCCTTAACCATATCCTCCTCCCATTTAATGCGATGCAACATAAGACGTCGGTACTTCTTTTGCTGTTTAGGCCCGCCttcgacaacaacaacacaacagtCACGAAACAAAACCACCGTACCCGTCATATGCAACTGTTTGGCATTTGTTTCcactttaaactttttactaGCATTATCCTGCAGATCTCGTATACGATAAACACTCACGTGTACACCGCAGGATGTGTCTTCTTTAATTTTACGTATTTTCTTTTCACTCTTCTGTTCAGCCGTTAACTTTCTAGCATTGTTAGCATCTTCATGAGCCTTTTGTCGCTTGGCCATTTGTTCACGTACATGAGCTTCGATTTTGGTTGGATCTTGTACAGCTTCAGTGCCCAAAACTCGCATTAGATTCGATATACGTAATTTGGGTTCAGGTGGTTGTACTAGACCCAAACGTATTTTTTCTTGTTCCTCCTTCCATGCTTCTCGTCTGTTCTGACGACGTAATTTTTTGCGTTCCTTTTTGGTAAGGAATACTGGCAAATAGACAGGTTTTAGGGGTTCATCtagaatttgtaataaaaaggaaaattcggtttaattatgttataaaactgaaatttttaagaatagtaAATTTCTACATAAAGTGCTCAGGTTCATAACTTCCAAAAGCATTCTTTAGAATttcaactgaaaaaaatatataaaattctttaaataagcTTGACTTACTCGGCGGTTTCATTTGTGTGGGATGTTCAATTAAATTGGTAATTGCCGACTGTCTTATGCTAATTTTGCCATCTTCATCCAGTGTATTCAAATCGTTGGTCAATATAACAGAATCCCACCATTCCATAGATGGCACATCGTCGGGCGTATCTTGTTTCGGGGCAATAAGTGCCAATTTTGTTGCCGAACTAATGCCGGTCTTGCGGGCaatctgtgaaatttcattctGTAAACGTTCCAGTTGAGCTTTCATGCGCATTCTCTCGGCCATCTGTTGAAATTTGCCTGGTTCGTGGAAACGCAAAGCTCTTTTGTTGCGATTGCCGGGCTTTATAGCGATACGATCATCGAAAAATTTCACAGTATCCTCCTGAGAGGAAGACTTTTCGGAATAGGTTTGTGATTTGCTAAAAACTTCTCGCTTTTGAGCACGTATATTGGCTTTAAGAGTTGGCGTTAGTGTGGGTATATTAATCGCCCGACCACTTTTATCTATCGTGCGGCCATCTTCATCTAAAATCAAGGGTTTGGGACGATCAGTAGTGGGAGCCACTGGCGGTTGTATAAGATTTGCCAAGGAACCTGAAAGTTTTGCTCGAATCTGTGCTTGCAGTTCGGCAATTTTCTTGGCCTTATCCATATCTTCCGGTTGTGGCTGTTTCGCTAAAGCTTGACTAGCCATAGCCACTGGTAGACCTATCTGTGGTACGGAAGCTAATATGGGATCTTTGGCTTTCAGTTGAGTTAAAGCCCTTTTGCGTTCCTCAATTTCTCGTTGGGCATTAACCATCATTAATTTAATCTGAGTGCTACTTAGTGAAGACGAAGCTGTGGTTAGGGTAGGGGGAGCTACGGGTAACGATAGCACTGGATTAGCCGTAACTAAGGGCGGTACTGTTGCTTTGTCTCCATTCGATTTTGGTATGACAACATCGAAACGCGATTTTTTGGGTGCTTCTGGAGCTGAGCCATCCGGTTTTGAAGAGTTGTCATCCAAACCGCCATTACGCTTGCGAGCCTTTCTCTTGTACTCATCTAAACGGTCTTGCAGTTTCTCCACCAATCGTGAACTTTGTTTAGCATccaaatatttttccaatttttcacACATACGTCGGCGATCGTAGCCATTGTGTAGCGAATGCTCTATGGAAGATATAACAGAACGTTTCTCCTCCTCATCCGACGTAGCCTTGGCAGCCAGCGAGGCAATGTCATCGTGTAATTCATCAATCTCCTTGCGCGTATAATAGGACATAATTTCACAATTAATATGGTCTGTTAATTAATCATAAACGTATTTACCAATTAAAACCATGgaga
Proteins encoded:
- the LOC111682661 gene encoding metaxin-2 isoform X2; this translates as MSEPWPEDATLYQPYEAEQILLPENASCLAVKAYLKMCNLPCEVRSCANAEFMSPGGRMTKLPVLRAGAFVFAEFEPIVNFVEHKTEAIGQWLDEDEKDEMRTYVSLTEHIFTMAELYVSFVVDRVYEDITAPRNGCVFPWPLNKMQNFSKRRQAKKLLKVYQWDDMTIEDVIEKVKKCCDTLQMKLQETEGPFFYGENPCELDAIVFGHLFSVLTINLPNMALAQTVQQFKPLVQFCRFIDEKYFQMKSL
- the LOC111682661 gene encoding metaxin-2 isoform X1 gives rise to the protein MQKSQLLAEYNTVEKMSEPWPEDATLYQPYEAEQILLPENASCLAVKAYLKMCNLPCEVRSCANAEFMSPGGRMTKLPVLRAGAFVFAEFEPIVNFVEHKTEAIGQWLDEDEKDEMRTYVSLTEHIFTMAELYVSFVVDRVYEDITAPRNGCVFPWPLNKMQNFSKRRQAKKLLKVYQWDDMTIEDVIEKVKKCCDTLQMKLQETEGPFFYGENPCELDAIVFGHLFSVLTINLPNMALAQTVQQFKPLVQFCRFIDEKYFQMKSL
- the LOC111682655 gene encoding exosome complex component MTR3, which gives rise to MSYSLGNESQIKFGIYKVKENPQELFDRLSKPKTLELEPRPTFLKVGAVSNVKGSAYMEYGNTKVMAQVEPPKEISKNNRCGTLGVVICSVKYAPFINMDSEVIARKESFMSVALKKALEPVICRHEFANFQLEIKVLIIDDDGCALSTAINCCGAALIEGGIPTYDLITASTVCLLKQQEFINPTADVEDLLLALSACEDKDDATVEEQGIVVTASLSAVGQVSECFQKGYVLPETLERLCDHSLAINQRMLDTIRHVLVNKVKKYIAVQQSADEEVEMNDTANK
- the LOC111682654 gene encoding U4/U6 small nuclear ribonucleoprotein Prp3 isoform X1, producing MSYYTRKEIDELHDDIASLAAKATSDEEEKRSVISSIEHSLHNGYDRRRMCEKLEKYLDAKQSSRLVEKLQDRLDEYKRKARKRNGGLDDNSSKPDGSAPEAPKKSRFDVVIPKSNGDKATVPPLVTANPVLSLPVAPPTLTTASSSLSSTQIKLMMVNAQREIEERKRALTQLKAKDPILASVPQIGLPVAMASQALAKQPQPEDMDKAKKIAELQAQIRAKLSGSLANLIQPPVAPTTDRPKPLILDEDGRTIDKSGRAINIPTLTPTLKANIRAQKREVFSKSQTYSEKSSSQEDTVKFFDDRIAIKPGNRNKRALRFHEPGKFQQMAERMRMKAQLERLQNEISQIARKTGISSATKLALIAPKQDTPDDVPSMEWWDSVILTNDLNTLDEDGKISIRQSAITNLIEHPTQMKPPNEPLKPVYLPVFLTKKERKKLRRQNRREAWKEEQEKIRLGLVQPPEPKLRISNLMRVLGTEAVQDPTKIEAHVREQMAKRQKAHEDANNARKLTAEQKSEKKIRKIKEDTSCGVHVSVYRIRDLQDNASKKFKVETNAKQLHMTGTVVLFRDCCVVVVEGGPKQQKKYRRLMLHRIKWEEDMVKGPDGQEVPNSCVLVWEGTSQRRHFGEIKFKIFPMEKMAREFFQKHQVEQYWDLSYSGAVLEASTDE
- the LOC111682654 gene encoding U4/U6 small nuclear ribonucleoprotein Prp3 isoform X2, translated to MCEKLEKYLDAKQSSRLVEKLQDRLDEYKRKARKRNGGLDDNSSKPDGSAPEAPKKSRFDVVIPKSNGDKATVPPLVTANPVLSLPVAPPTLTTASSSLSSTQIKLMMVNAQREIEERKRALTQLKAKDPILASVPQIGLPVAMASQALAKQPQPEDMDKAKKIAELQAQIRAKLSGSLANLIQPPVAPTTDRPKPLILDEDGRTIDKSGRAINIPTLTPTLKANIRAQKREVFSKSQTYSEKSSSQEDTVKFFDDRIAIKPGNRNKRALRFHEPGKFQQMAERMRMKAQLERLQNEISQIARKTGISSATKLALIAPKQDTPDDVPSMEWWDSVILTNDLNTLDEDGKISIRQSAITNLIEHPTQMKPPNEPLKPVYLPVFLTKKERKKLRRQNRREAWKEEQEKIRLGLVQPPEPKLRISNLMRVLGTEAVQDPTKIEAHVREQMAKRQKAHEDANNARKLTAEQKSEKKIRKIKEDTSCGVHVSVYRIRDLQDNASKKFKVETNAKQLHMTGTVVLFRDCCVVVVEGGPKQQKKYRRLMLHRIKWEEDMVKGPDGQEVPNSCVLVWEGTSQRRHFGEIKFKIFPMEKMAREFFQKHQVEQYWDLSYSGAVLEASTDE